The Gemmatimonadota bacterium nucleotide sequence GCTTTAACGCCGCACCGAGCCAATCTGTCTATGGCTATTTTTTTGACGGGGGGAACGCTGGGGATGGCGCTCGCTTCAATTACCGGGACGCAAATTGTCGAGCGATACGGCATCCAATATCTGTGGCTTATTGTCATCCCTGTCTTGATTCTCGCGCCATTTATTCTGTGGCAGTCTCGAAAAATCCCCGTGCATGAACGCCGCATAACCGCAGGCAAAATCGATTTCTCCATTTTGAAGAAGACCCGCTCTCTGCGGACGCTTTTTGCTTTTTTTAACAAAACGCGCTCTCTGTGGACGCTTTTTGCCATCAGTGTGTTGCGCTCTGTTACTCACACGGGATTTGTCAGTTTTACGGCTATTCTGGGAGCATCTCGCGGTTGGGCTACCAGCGAAATTGGTTGGGTTTTTTCAGGCTATTTGCTTTCCAGCACGCTGGGGCGCATCACAGGTGGTTATCTGGCAGATCGCATGTCTCAGCGCAAGCTTCTGGCTTTTTCGTGTGCTTCGTCCGCAATTTTTCACGCTGGTTTTTGTCTGACAGACGGATATGTGTCGCTAATTTCGTTTTTTGTGGCGGGGTATTTGTTCGATCTCGGTATTACGACGAATATATCTCTGGCACAGCGTGCCTTGCCGCACA carries:
- a CDS encoding MFS transporter; the protein is MSTETAPSFRSNSRGDLRPVFYITAAHMALDFYMVLTPPLWAFFQSHFNLTVAQFAYLPTVIVFCGSITQPFMGYFSDGRDRMALAALGLFVTGIFVSCIGFAPSAYILAAFLIFASFGSSLFHPTAGGLVTALTPHRANLSMAIFLTGGTLGMALASITGTQIVERYGIQYLWLIVIPVLILAPFILWQSRKIPVHERRITAGKIDFSILKKTRSLRTLFAFFNKTRSLWTLFAISVLRSVTHTGFVSFTAILGASRGWATSEIGWVFSGYLLSSTLGRITGGYLADRMSQRKLLAFSCASSAIFHAGFCLTDGYVSLISFFVAGYLFDLGITTNISLAQRALPHNTSTATGLVMGFSWGMAGLAMIGVGSLAEWTSTETALVVVSMVLIPATLLVVLLPSEYGEVRSKKK